The Gadus morhua chromosome 18, gadMor3.0, whole genome shotgun sequence DNA segment GCCTTCACCTGTAGAGCGTGAGCAGGGGGCAGTTGGGAGcgtacctatgttccccgggtcctatgttccccgggtcctatgttccccgctttgtatgtgaccggggaacataggatccGGAGAGCAAATCTTTTgttcgtaggatggtaggggcaagtaccgcctttttcgcctctgattcgcctgtgattggttagaatggctctcctccTATTGGTtatgattagggttagggttaggttaagggttaaccctcaccctaaccctaactataaacctgaccctaacccttcgcacccggggaacataggacctggggaacatagggatgaccccgggCAGTTAGTGGTGCTATGCTGAACTCGTCATGCTAGCTAGTTTGGGCTAGGCTCAATGCATTCACCGGTAGAGCGTGACCAGGGGGCAGGCTATGAGGCTGGATCCACACGGAGCCACCTGGAAGGTGTAGATCAGTTGGGATCCCTCGCTGCTCCCATGCTTCCAGCCTGAGCAGGATACAGGGAGGACATCAGAGTTGACATGAAATACCACTTCCACAGCCAGATGTAGTGGCCAAACTTTCTCATCATTTCACTTAATGATAGCATAATGCATACTTTCATGGAAATTCCTGTGTTCTGATATGAAGACCTTTGTCGCCATCATTGAAAGGTGCTATTTGTAACTagtactactgctgctgctactgctactactcctactaagtGTAACTATTGCTACTACtacctactactactactactaagtGTTGCTAATGCAaaatgctactactactactattacagCTACTACAACTACTCCCAatgctactacaactactacctcgactactagtactactactcgTATTTGTAATGAAttcaatacatttaatttgcaataATTCCATTTGATTCATTATGACGCCCTCTCCCCGTACCGGTGCAGCTGTAGGAGACCAGTGTCTCCAGGGGGTGGATGACGTCTGTCCCTGGGAGCAGAACACAGCGCCCCCCGCTGGGCGGAGGGTGGGGTGCCACGGTCAGCCCGCCGCTGCCCCGCAGCCCCGCCTCCGGCTGGGTGCAGTTCAGCGTGAAGGTGTAGCTCCGCCCCTCCTGCAGGACTCCGGGGCGGAGCACCAGGGCAGGGGAACGCCCCCCAGTCGAGGTGGTGACCTCGTCCAGGTCAAAGGTCGACCCGCTCTGGTCCTTTGCACTCCATTGGTACTGGAGAGGAAACCAGTAGGGAGttacatacacacttacactgTTATACTGGAGAGGAAACCAGTAGAGGATGACATTAAACACTTACACTGTTATAGTGGAGAGGAAACCAGTAGGGAATGACATTATGTAACCAGGAGGAGATTACATTCCAAAGTTACTTTTATACTGGGAAAGAACCAGTAGGAAATAAAATTACACTCTTACACATGTGTAAGCCGAGTTGCATTTAACATTTTTTGATGGTTATATGGTCGGGGTTTTACAAATAATATCCCTACGATTCCTAATTATAAGTTATtagaaacaaaatatatatatacattgccattttcttataaatacacacaactgCTCCATCATGGTTCACCTGGGCCTGGGCGTCACACCGTTCACAGAGACCCGACAGCACCAGGGGGTCAGTGTAACTGACCCgacgggagggggaggaggaagaggaggccgaGGAAGAACAGGACACACAGTCCACCGTCACGGGAAACACCTTCCCCGCCTCGCACACCCTCACCTGGAAGGCGAGCGACGGACCATAAAGCACGTGATGCCACTCAGACCCAGCGCCTCTTTAAactgctgctggactctggtTCTCAGACCTTTCCTACTACTGTTCCCTCTGTAAGATATTCTTTCAGTTGTCTACCCCCTTCACAGGCATTACATTTTTagggagaaaaataaatacaaaaacaatagggatccaacctgttggcttggacccctaaataaccacaagcggtgattaacgggtcCGGggaaaattaaaagtcaagaacacactacttgaagatatataaatataacataattgtcatatttaatgaaagatgttccacttataaacctgaactgcagcctcattcacatgctCAAattgtctattgataagcattaagcacacaacatccagaaagctcaaagcacacatttctcaagtgagttaagggctttcttcacagcatatacctgaaaaatatTTGacattctggggaaattaaacatttgtagtcaagaacactaacggaagaaatatgaATAGGACAGTTAATTATTAAGGAAAATGGTTAATGAagatgttccccttaatgccatactgtgtcttggcagactgattcttggaaactaattagccggaatgttgattgcctgatgaatttcaggtgatgttcaatgttgtgtttctcaaatgagtggcaatgacagaatgttatGTTCAACTTGTTCATAATGATCTAATCAAGATttgaactctcaacctaaggatcaaaTTCAGTttgatgatttttgtgaggcttggtctaaagattttatgtggcgattctggtgaatttttgattatttttagcTTTAaaatgaaattgtgggaaaagtattAATATTTTAGGGTTAAGACTTTTCATTATAGGTTTTCTAAAtgcgtctgattctagagattaatattctgaaataattttgagtccaggtcaatctggtgaggagaaattagcctaattcatgattttttacaatagcgccacctttgggtgcagtaccacaaatttgggtttatggctAGAGGTATGGTATTagtaaccatacctgaacatttcaagagtttttgACTTACGGTGTAGGCtacagtatgacttttacagaatttcaggaaaaaacaacaacattacagaaacaataggggccaagcagcttcgctgctcggacccctacttaacataaataatgtatgtgtgttctatTTGACAGTATTAACACGAACATTAAAAGGGTGCAAATTAGTGAAAAAAATGGCCCTGCACTATTTCAAATTGGTTGAAATATTCTGAGTACCCCCTGCATTACTCCAAAGTACCCCTGGGGTAAGCATACCCCCATttgggaaccactgctctaGACGATGCTGTCTACTCACGGTCTGCGTTGTAGAGACGGCTCGCTTGCCGGCCGTCTGCACGGTGAGGGTGAAGACGTAGACTCTGCTGCTGTGCAGTTGGTTGCCAGGGACGGTCAtttgccttctctctctgtcaatgtGTGGACATGGAGGCTCACACATTGTGGAACTCtgacaagaaaacgaataaCATAGCAGCTGATTGTGTTGAATGATTATGTAGAACGAATGATGAGCCAGAGAGCGCTGTGACAGGCCTAAGATACCGCACAGAGCCGTACCTCCTCGATGAAGTCCCAGTGATACTCCAACTGGTCCTCCGCGTCCGGGTCAGCGTCGGGGTCCCGGGACGCTGAGCCGTCCAGGACGAGGTCGCTGAGGGGGGGCCAGAGTCTGACGGACCCCCCCTTGATGACAGCCTCCAGGGACCTGGGAGCCACCGTCAACAATGTCCCCCGCTGGATCCTGAGAGGAGTTCCTTGGAGGGAGACGGTAAAGACCAGGTCGTACCGCCCGACCTCCAGAGTCCAACCCGGTATGGAGAGCAGAGGCGAGGTCACTGACACCTTGCTGCCGAGGTTCACCGCGGTTGCGGTGCCACCGGGATCCCCTTCAGATCTCCTGAATATTTCCCACAGATATGCGGCCTTGTATGCGGAGCAGTTTTTGACATCCACGACGGCTTCGAAGTAGCTGGGGCTGGACCTCAGGATGGTGGGACGGCTCTGGACTAACTCGGCCTGAGGGCCTCCGCACTGCAGGTCACGGACCTCCAGGCTGATCTGAGTCCATACCTGGCTGGCATTGTTCGAAACATTGACTGTGGCATGAAACACCCCGGGAGTGTGGTACGTATGATTGGCTGTGTTTTCGTCTGTCACCAAAACTTCAGTGGAGTCTCCAAAATCCCAGTGGAACTTGAGGTGACTCCCGCCAATCACGCTGGCCAGGATCTTGATGATGTGTCCAGTAAATGTTCCATCTGATTGACAGAGAAGATGAACTTCTTGAACAGGAAACTCCACCAGGAATGTGTCATTCAGGGACTGTGAGCAGACACCGCTGCGGGCCTCTACAAGGACAGATAATGTGCCACTTCCAGGTGGAGAAAAGGTAACTACTTGTCCGCTGACCTGTACAGGCTCCGACCCCTCCAAAGAAAACGTCCAGGTGtagacggccggtgaggtactTTGGATTTGTGCTTTAAAACGGGTGTCAGTCCGAGCACTCAAGGTGACGGAACAACAACCCACCATGTGCAAACCACTGACGCGCTCACCCACGTAAACAGAGGACGTGACGTTTGAACTGCTGACCAGGTTCCATGCCTCCACTGTCACCACGTGCAGTCCAACAGGGAGGTCAGTCAGGACAAACCGGTCCTTTACAAATACAAGACCGTCAACCAAATCGGTTTCAGCAAACGTCATGTTATAGCTCACGTCGGTTCCGGTGGACACCAGTGGGGTGAACACCACCGGGTCTTGAGTGCAGACATTGGACCTGTTCAAGTCCAGAGTCAGTCCACTGATGGGCTCCTGGACGGTGACACTGTGTGAAACCGCCTGCCAATTGACCCCGTTGGAGACATTCAGGGACACCTTGTAGAGTCCTTCATGTGTAAAGGAATGATTCAATGATGGGCTGGAGCCTCTAACCAGAGCAGCTCCCATTGCCCACTCCCAGGTCAGATCACTCCCTGTACGGAGGCCTCCGCAGAGCCAGACCACGGCACCTGCTGAGATATAAAACGGACTGGGCTTCTGGTTGATTTGAAAGTCGACGTCTCGTATCTCCTCCTGAACCGTCAACTCTTTAGTGGCACTGACGTGACCAAGAATGTTCTCCACTCGGACTTCAACCTCGTGCTGACCCAAACGGCCATACATATGGAGAAGAAAAGGCATGTGTGTCCTAAGGGGTGAAAGGTCAGCGTTGACATACCAACTATACTGGAGGTCAGACCCGCTGGCCACGCCCACAGAGATGTTCACCGGTCTCCCTGCAGCCACGACGTCTGATGGGGTTGTTAGCTCTGCACCCGCTACCCGCTCTACTGCCATGATTGAAACATTACTGGTTGTCTCACCCAGCTTATTGGAGGCTGTTAAATGGACAAAGACATCGCCAGGGGCTTCAAGCGGCAGCCTGAAGCTGTCTCCAAGGCCAGCAGACTGATTTGTTCCTCTGTGAACAGAGTACCAGCTGTAGCTGACGTTAGAACCGCTCGCCAAGGAAGCAGTGCAGTGCAGACTCTCCCCCGTCGGTGTGTATTTCATGAGTGTCAGATTGGGACACACGATACAAAGTCTCTCTATCCTTTCATGAGCTTCGATCAAAATGGCCGCGTGCCTTTTTCTCACCGGGTTCTGAGCCATGACCGAGACCTGATACACTCCTGGCGTGGGAAACACGTATCTGAGCTGAGGAGATCCCTGTGCGTTTACGGTCACACCGTTGATCGACCAGACATATCCGGTGCTGTCGATAGTGGTGCTAACTGCTGTTATAACGGTTTCCTCCCACACTGCGACACAGGGTGGGTCGCTGCGAAGCACAAGGTCTATTACAGGAAGTACAACTATCACTTCCTGGGTTGCTGAGGTTTTGCTTATGGAGTTAAACACTGTGGCGATAATCATGAACTGTCCCGTGGCGGTGAAGATGTGGGAGACGTTCTCGCTACTCCCCACCGGGGAACCATCACCAAAATCCCAGAGAACCGAGTAATTGGTTCCTGTGCAGCTGTGAACCCAGAAGGACGCCGTTGTGTTGACAGTCAGCGCACCATTTAGGCCACTGTGTGCCACAGAGGGCTTGCCCACGGGGCTTTGAATGACAATAGAGATTTCTGCAGATTTTCTGCTTACTTTGTTACTCGCAATTACCGATACATCTTCATTTCCTTCCTTGTTAAAGACAAAAAACCTGTCAGCGTTCGCCGCCTCACTCGAGGGACTCTGGGAGCTCTGCCATAAAAAATGGTAACCGATTTGTTCTGGAAGCACGAgaacactcagacacactcgTTCTCCCACTGCCACCACACTCTTTGATGTTTGCAAAGCCACGCTCGATATTGAGTCTTCAACGCAAAGGTTGGCACTGAGGTGCATAGAGCTGAGAGGACTGTACACAGTCACATTCACAAGAAAAACACCGgggtttgagtatgtgtgtgtggctgtgggcTTTCCTTTCACCAAAGCGGAAGGCAATGCCTCTCCAAAGTCCCAATGGAAAGTACATGTGGATACGTTCACAGTCACTAGGGCCGTGAATTGTACCTCCTTACGAGTGCTGACACAATCTTGAGGCAGTATCTCACTGATGCCTAACTTGTAGACCTCAACGTTGATGGACTGACGGACTGAACCGAGGGAGTTGGAGGCTGTCACGATGACGGTGTAGTTCCCCAGAGCCCTGTACGTGTGGGACACGAAGCCACCTAGGGGCCAATCCCGCAGTGGCGACGCATCGCCAAAATCAAACTCCAGAACAACACCGCTCCCGGAGTCCACCTCCCCTCGGATCTCCGTCGCGGAGCTCAACTCGTTGGGGCCGTTGGAGCTCAGAGTCAAACCGGCAACCTCCTCGGCCACTTCGACCGACAGCCAGGACATCAGGGCGCTCACGCCGTTGTCCGCTCGCACGCTGACGTTGTACAGGCCGAGTGCTCCGAAGACGTGACTGATCCCTCCTAAGGTGCATAGGTGCGGCGGGGAGCCATCAGCGAAGTCCCACACGTACGAGACCCCGTCGGCCGAGGGGtggacctccacctccatgaGGAAGGGCTCTTCGACGGAGGTCAccgcaggggaggaggagagcaggagacgcGTTAGCCTGGGACGAACTTTCACCAGCCTGAAGGTCTCTATGCTGTCGTAGGGGTTGGACACGTGGACTTGGAGTGTGAAGTCACCTGCAAAGTGTACGCACgccagagatggaaattaacttttttgcccaccagccactgtggcaggtagatttaaaaatctaccagccactcatcttttttaccagccactttttatgcgctatatatttttttaatatatgcgtacattttaaacaaattgacatgttaacaataaaacaacatgcatggctacaccatcataagtcaatctAATTAGTGCctgaatacaaatgtgtccacagacatggtaactaacgtatgatagtaagcattattggcccttaacactaatattcagaaaaaacattgcctcaaaaggctattggccaATTGGctagtagaggcatatacttgaactttataccctgaacttttaaacgttgcaaacgtgcaaaaacataattatatatttatgtggcattcagtccaatgctggaaatatatctgtggcattcagtaggccaatgctgtgataaaatatgtaaagtatgaccaagtgtttctttctgttcaatagatagaacgttatcaatcccctgtgggagaaatttgttaatgtttgtcccgataaaacaataatgataaaaaaataaatacacgacggtaactgcgtaagtcaaaccgtccaatctgaaggctctgcttaaccacgccccctactcacttcctccaatgcaaagcgaacagaactgagtagggtaGGGCGTAGcatattaaatatgcaaatttgatctgACCTTACTGaaaagtattacccgacacagtggcgggtgaagtgacacaattcacccgccaccatacaaatccacccgcaaatggcgggtggcgggtgttaatttccatccctgacgcacacacacacacacacacacacacacacacacacggacagaagGAATTAGTGGATCAGTCTCCATAGAATCCAGAAACTCTGCTaccagttatgtgtgtgtgtgtgtgtgtgtgtgtgtgtgtgtgtgtgtgtgtgtgtgtgtgtgtgtgtgtgtgtgtgtgtgtgtgtgtgtgtgtgtgtgtgtgtgtgtgtgtgtgtgtgtgtgtgtgtgtgtgtgtgcgtttgtgtgtttaccaGGCTTGAGGTATGCGTGGCTGATTGAGTCCTGAACatacacctgtctctctccctcctccaccagtcCTTCTTTGGTCAGACACGGAGCTGGATGAGTGTGGCTCACGTGGCCACTGTCATCCCCAAAACTCCAGctacgaaacacacacaagcatatggaaatgtttacattaacatttaggggtGTAAATGTAATAAAAGTTTACTTATAATACTAAATATAGTCTATTCTCCGTTTACTACAGTTCTGATAAACTGCATCCATCTGGGAAAGAACATAAAACAGCTCCTACATGAAGGTCACCCCCAGAGCGGTGTCCACCAGGACCCTGAtggtgtacaggtgtgtgtcgTTCGCAGCAACCACTTTCTGTGAAGACAGGAACTCCGGGTTGGCCAGCGGAACCATGACGTCTGCGGTTAGGAAAACGTCTTGCGTCTGGGAGCTCACCGGATTGGCCGCGGTCACCTGAGAAACGTAGAAGGTTCTCTTGATTGATCCAAAATGGGGCCGTTCATTATGGATGGAGCTGTCTGTCATAGAATAGATGATATTCAAGTGAATAACATGCTAAATCTGACCTTGAGTTTGTAGTCACCAGGTTTCTTCAACACCACATTGTAGGAGTCTCCTTCAGAGGGGAACTCCTCCAGGCGATCCATGATCCAGGTGAACTTCACAGAAGAACCCGTTTCTACTTTGGCCTTGAACGACTAGCAGGGGGAAGACATTTCAAAGTGTGAGACCGAGAAGGTATTTTGCGGCTGGCGTCTGgccaatctgtgtgtgtgtgtgtgtgtgtgtgtgtgtgtgtgtgtgtgtgtgtgtgcgtgtgtgggcacTAGATGCACATAAAGATGCACTAGATAAAGTGCATCTttcatattttttgttgttggacTCCCTGCTTGTTTTCCTGCTGATTCAATGCTTGTTTGCCtgtggaatggggggggggggcgggggggtgtaGGTAAGGACATCCTCACCTGTGCCGAGTCGGTCAGGACCCTCAGGAGTCCAGGGGGGTCCACGCTGAGTCCGCTCACCGCCTGGTAGCCCCACACCGTCACGCTCACACTCTGGCTGCTCACCGAGTTCACCGCGCTGACCTCCAGGGTGTGCTCCCCAGCCGACGGCAGCGTCAGAGTCACCGAGGAGAACCAGGTATCCGGGGACTCTCGCTCGCAGCCAAGCCAGGGTTCAGGCACCTCCTCTGGGCAGAACGGTCGAAAGGGCGCCCCTGTCCGGAGCCCCGGAGCCGACCAGGAGCTGCTGGCGTCGGGTCCTCCAGACCGGATCCTAACGACACTCAGAACCGGGACCTGGACCTGCAGGTGGAGCTGTTTGTCGCCGTCAGGCCGGGGGTGGATGACCTCCAGTCCTGTGATGTGACCCGGAGGCGGAGCGGGACCAGGACTCAGGGAGACGACTTCAGGGTCCGAGGTCATCCGAGTATCGGGGAGGTCGTCAACCTCGCGGGGGGGCTCCGTGTTTGGGACGGCGTGGCTCTTCCCGGGCAAGGCGTCCACGTAGAGCATCCGCAGGTTGCAGACCACCTCGTCGACCCAGTGGCCCCCCAGGTCTGGGGAGGAGAGGCCTCCCTCCCACCAGCCCCCGCCCTCAGAGCCCCCCAGGGACAGGTAGCTCTGGCGccagggggagctggagggcgACTCGGGGGCGGGACAATGCACAAAGGTCCCTGACTGGCGGTTGTGTTGCACGGCCACAACATCGTCCGGATAGACCGTGAACTTTCTGTCAGGCAGGACCAGCTGTAATGGGAAACATGTTGCTGAAGCAAAAATGTAATACTTTGACTCCACCGccacaacaaacacagacaaacaatacaaaatacaaaaatatcagGCCCTGTTTCATTCTTGTTGTCGGATGTCCGCCAACTTCAGCCAACTTTCTGTAGTTCGGAATTGGTGGTCGTTGGGGCAGTGTGCCAGCATCAAAGACGGGAGCAATACCGATCCATGCAACGTGCATGATGCTGAACTTCATAAAGGACACCTACTCGGACAATCGTCAGCTCACGGACGGCGTCCATCCGGAGGGGCAGGTCTGCCACCACGTGGTAGAAAGGCGGCGTGGCGGGGTATCTGGGGGGCAGTGCGTAGCTGAACCTGGCCCCCGCGGCCGGGGACCGGTCGTAGGGGCTACAGGGGCTGGTGACGGGCACGCAGACCTCCCGCAGATGGCACCAGTAGAGGCCCATGGCGCAGCCGCCCGTGGTGTTACACAGGGGGGCgtctgagcagcagctgaacggATTCAGAAGAGCGCTGCAGCCTGGCCGAGGCGAGATAGGACGATAGATATGATGAAGAACAAATGACAAAACACGTGGCCACACCTATAGACCCATTTCCCAGAGCTGTCATCTTAGGACAAACACTGGTGTCACTCGGAACACTAGTTTTAGTTCTGCTTATTTGCAGAGCTACCCTCCTACCCATTAGCATTGGGTAGGAGGGTAGGTGTTAAATTGATGTGTGTCAAAGCACTTGCAACGGTAAATGTCCTCCTTACTTGTTTAGTCTGCCAAGTGTGCCCTGAATACATACAAGTAGCCGACATACAAAGAGTGTTATGAGTGACGCCTTGTGCTTCAATGACAGCTCTATGAAGGGTTACGTGACCTTAAGCCCAGCGAGCTCTGAGACCTGGGGGTACGAGATGGTGCGTGGGACTGCAGTACGGCCTGAGGATCTGCACCCGGGCCAGGCTGGGGCGTGTGCTGGGCTTGACCACCATCTCTAGCGACGCCAGAACACCTGCGTGGCTAAACCATAAGCCAGGGAACAGCTGCAGCTGcagggagaggaagtgagagagtgagtgtgcacacatgtgtatgtgtatgtgtttgggtgtgtgtgtgtgtgtttgggtgtgtgtgtgtgtgtgtgtgtgtgtgtgtgtgtgtgtgtgtgtgtgtgtgtgtgtgtgtgtgtgtgtgtgtgtgtgtgtgtgcatgcgcgcatgcacacacacaagcctcatGTCCTTCCTTCTGTGTAAACGCAGAAGGAAGGACATGGACCCCGGTCGAACACATACACAGCGGATGGACACACCAAAGGATGGCCAAGGAAGTCAGTTATTTGAGCCAAAATGTAATGGACGCATACATAATATAAGGCATGATCCCATTAAATCCGCCGGGACGGGCTTGGTGGATTAAATGCACCTTTGTTCATTACTTTTCATAGGTCACTTCTTTCTAATATATTTCCATACTGATTTATTTTCCAATGAATCCCCATCTCTTTAGCAACCATTTTCTGTAGCatgtccctctctgtgtccaaTGTGGGATCCAGTCCTCCTATCAGAGGTCTTGTCAGACCCCTCTGTGCCCAATGTGGGATCTAGTCCTCCTATCAGAGGTCTTGTCAGACCCCTCTGTGCCCAATGTGGTATCCAGTCCTCCTATCAGAGGTCTTGTGAGACTCCTGTGTCTTACAGACCTCCACTGGGTGCTGCCCGGCGTTGGGTATGTTGGGCAGGGTGGGCAGCTCTACTCCCGGGTAGACCCCCGTCATGAGGGCCAACCCGGTCAGGTAACTGTCCACGGACGGCAAGGAGGctgaacagagagaggagccaCAACCACAGAACATTCACCAATAGAGCAACTCCAATCCACAGCAAAAGTTGAAAACACGTCACAAATGATGTGACGTGTCATGTGTTGAATGACTGTCACTTCCTCTAAGgactgtgtgttcagtgtgttgtCAGCCTCATGAGATTGTTTTCCCGTAATCGTATGTTGTATATCTCACGTtgaacatttgtcagaagaaagagaaacagccaTACAGTATATCTCTGTCGCTACAGAAAGGATGttaaacaagtgccaagcactaaccatcactaggtcaTCACTAGGGCTATGCAGCATCCAGGTGACCTCTGAACTCTGAACACTAGAGGTCTGAGCAGACTG contains these protein-coding regions:
- the pkd1b gene encoding polycystin-1, which translates into the protein MAAHRWALLWTLSAVWTSAAGETLPCPEGAQIDQMGQRCYWLSGSGCTWSEAHQVCRETGSGGLAALEGPQLQRFIQHSFPVKFSVWVWLRGAGPEGSPGPGVTASEGPGLCPQMALGSPGQRRRTGCSERHAVLCEGDVNASLPSVDSYLTGLALMTGVYPGVELPTLPNIPNAGQHPVELQLFPGLWFSHAGVLASLEMVVKPSTRPSLARVQILRPYCSPTHHLVPPGCSALLNPFSCCSDAPLCNTTGGCAMGLYWCHLREVCVPVTSPCSPYDRSPAAGARFSYALPPRYPATPPFYHVVADLPLRMDAVRELTIVRLVLPDRKFTVYPDDVVAVQHNRQSGTFVHCPAPESPSSSPWRQSYLSLGGSEGGGWWEGGLSSPDLGGHWVDEVVCNLRMLYVDALPGKSHAVPNTEPPREVDDLPDTRMTSDPEVVSLSPGPAPPPGHITGLEVIHPRPDGDKQLHLQVQVPVLSVVRIRSGGPDASSSWSAPGLRTGAPFRPFCPEEVPEPWLGCERESPDTWFSSVTLTLPSAGEHTLEVSAVNSVSSQSVSVTVWGYQAVSGLSVDPPGLLRVLTDSAQSFKAKVETGSSVKFTWIMDRLEEFPSEGDSYNVVLKKPGDYKLKVTAANPVSSQTQDVFLTADVMVPLANPEFLSSQKVVAANDTHLYTIRVLVDTALGVTFIWSFGDDSGHVSHTHPAPCLTKEGLVEEGERQVYVQDSISHAYLKPGDFTLQVHVSNPYDSIETFRLVKVRPRLTRLLLSSSPAVTSVEEPFLMEVEVHPSADGVSYVWDFADGSPPHLCTLGGISHVFGALGLYNVSVRADNGVSALMSWLSVEVAEEVAGLTLSSNGPNELSSATEIRGEVDSGSGVVLEFDFGDASPLRDWPLGGFVSHTYRALGNYTVIVTASNSLGSVRQSINVEVYKLGISEILPQDCVSTRKEVQFTALVTVNVSTCTFHWDFGEALPSALVKGKPTATHTYSNPGVFLVNVTVYSPLSSMHLSANLCVEDSISSVALQTSKSVVAVGERVCLSVLVLPEQIGYHFLWQSSQSPSSEAANADRFFVFNKEGNEDVSVIASNKVSRKSAEISIVIQSPVGKPSVAHSGLNGALTVNTTASFWVHSCTGTNYSVLWDFGDGSPVGSSENVSHIFTATGQFMIIATVFNSISKTSATQEVIVVLPVIDLVLRSDPPCVAVWEETVITAVSTTIDSTGYVWSINGVTVNAQGSPQLRYVFPTPGVYQVSVMAQNPVRKRHAAILIEAHERIERLCIVCPNLTLMKYTPTGESLHCTASLASGSNVSYSWYSVHRGTNQSAGLGDSFRLPLEAPGDVFVHLTASNKLGETTSNVSIMAVERVAGAELTTPSDVVAAGRPVNISVGVASGSDLQYSWYVNADLSPLRTHMPFLLHMYGRLGQHEVEVRVENILGHVSATKELTVQEEIRDVDFQINQKPSPFYISAGAVVWLCGGLRTGSDLTWEWAMGAALVRGSSPSLNHSFTHEGLYKVSLNVSNGVNWQAVSHSVTVQEPISGLTLDLNRSNVCTQDPVVFTPLVSTGTDVSYNMTFAETDLVDGLVFVKDRFVLTDLPVGLHVVTVEAWNLVSSSNVTSSVYVGERVSGLHMVGCCSVTLSARTDTRFKAQIQSTSPAVYTWTFSLEGSEPVQVSGQVVTFSPPGSGTLSVLVEARSGVCSQSLNDTFLVEFPVQEVHLLCQSDGTFTGHIIKILASVIGGSHLKFHWDFGDSTEVLVTDENTANHTYHTPGVFHATVNVSNNASQVWTQISLEVRDLQCGGPQAELVQSRPTILRSSPSYFEAVVDVKNCSAYKAAYLWEIFRRSEGDPGGTATAVNLGSKVSVTSPLLSIPGWTLEVGRYDLVFTVSLQGTPLRIQRGTLLTVAPRSLEAVIKGGSVRLWPPLSDLVLDGSASRDPDADPDAEDQLEYHWDFIEESSTMCEPPCPHIDRERRQMTVPGNQLHSSRVYVFTLTVQTAGKRAVSTTQTVRVCEAGKVFPVTVDCVSCSSSASSSSSPSRRVSYTDPLVLSGLCERCDAQAQYQWSAKDQSGSTFDLDEVTTSTGGRSPALVLRPGVLQEGRSYTFTLNCTQPEAGLRGSGGLTVAPHPPPSGGRCVLLPGTDVIHPLETLVSYSCTGWKHGSSEGSQLIYTFQVAPCGSSLIACPLVTLYRGTRSSLGTVVPAGVSEPERNGTALPITVLVEDQFGATTIALHRTLTVEHQRTGAEASDWLRKRSQRELWVLLQHGNPQESLAYSLALTSHLHQVESGRTDTASWDAREIRAGVTRLLVSLPVSTLYDVGQVSSALIQSTAVSSSEPWCAGCQEKVLEAVGRMVRVMEEHGRTRTASVLRTGTNVLHLIDRLLTGTPEAGSAGSPPAPGAALRALGYAGALVRSLMGPRVLGEEPLSLDTSHLTALGFHGNPSELLCADSGVGQNPPGSGAGFRTRAPCPFRIPRPLAAQLANQSAAVVQVLLALDGPAGFAEADPPISTAVVAMEISTPKGWPIPLRDLLPEQAIRLALPSPRPALLTGGGGGGGGGGDDGSNTSGDPSLMSVFTLPAGGGVNFTVQAVHGLKEKAGLYLSLNLSLVPGAGAAGAGRVRVEVSPALPGPTPLVRELNLSLSSPGGSVEQTVFLSPLLNSTEGALSVRLQSSLDAGPIRASVCVFSSLCQYYNVTDGRWRSDGLRPLEGSTLRSAHCLTTHLTMFGASLFVHPGAVVLLPPGDGGGLSVAVGLVCAVLVLIHLLLGLVAHRLDHLEGRRLGTVPLCGPGGGYRYRVLVKTGWRPGAGTTAHVGVCLYGATKSGGRHLQRGGAFQRGGLDHFHLETPHGLGELWKICIWHDNTGLDPSWYLQQVVVWDPQSDHLFFFLVEDWLSVGGHGTGTLERRVLASCPEDLSGFQRVLCSQLLYGATERHLWLSLWTCPAHSLFTRAQRVTCGALLLHLYMALGAVWHGAVGSTTHRWVMCPYHSVGEPSILIGPLND